From the Candidatus Neomarinimicrobiota bacterium genome, one window contains:
- the tig gene encoding trigger factor, whose product MQHELTVVNSFTRRLQVEVPWEELESKYAVFLQKFSKKVRLPGFRKGKVPPKLVRQQFGAAAEVEFAENIVQEYYLSALENAGLDPINQATIRGVQFREGIPLRFEATFEVEPEVSLPPYKKGLKFEQVIYDHDEGDVDRAIDELRQRQAQLRTVESGIDSNHFILADLQEVDESGMPLIGRKVENQYIHLHPDNPFGRNNLEKLRGARVGDTRRVILTSDTGIPTHFELTVRGVTEKILPDVDDAFARQVDPNADSLEQLRVNLGAKVQTAFERDSRQRLTHELADHFVRNARLEVPTSLFENYVDTLVADLEREVQAREEIDREVVREKHRASIIWNLKWYLLRKQLIKEEEITVDDKTVEERIQALIAADETQANQIRNHYRRPENRRNLRQDMISDAVFERLKSYAKIKMIHKPSRELRKES is encoded by the coding sequence GTGCAGCACGAACTGACTGTAGTTAACAGCTTCACTCGCCGCCTGCAGGTGGAGGTGCCCTGGGAGGAGCTCGAGAGTAAGTATGCGGTCTTTCTCCAGAAGTTCAGCAAGAAAGTCAGGCTACCAGGATTCAGGAAAGGAAAGGTACCTCCTAAGCTGGTGCGCCAGCAGTTTGGTGCGGCAGCCGAAGTCGAATTTGCGGAGAACATCGTTCAGGAATACTACCTTTCGGCCCTCGAGAATGCCGGCCTTGATCCCATCAACCAGGCTACCATCCGCGGGGTGCAATTCCGGGAAGGAATCCCGCTGCGTTTCGAGGCCACCTTTGAGGTGGAGCCGGAGGTTAGTTTACCACCTTATAAAAAGGGCTTGAAATTTGAGCAGGTCATTTACGATCACGATGAGGGAGATGTAGATCGTGCTATTGATGAGCTGCGACAGCGGCAGGCCCAGTTACGGACGGTGGAGAGCGGGATTGACAGCAACCATTTCATACTGGCGGATTTACAGGAAGTGGACGAAAGTGGCATGCCCCTCATCGGCCGGAAGGTGGAGAACCAGTACATCCACCTGCATCCCGATAACCCCTTTGGAAGGAATAACCTGGAAAAACTGCGGGGAGCGCGGGTGGGTGATACCCGCCGGGTGATTCTGACCAGCGACACCGGAATACCGACCCATTTCGAGCTGACGGTGCGCGGAGTGACGGAAAAAATTCTGCCGGATGTTGATGATGCTTTCGCCCGCCAGGTGGATCCGAATGCCGACAGCCTTGAGCAGCTGCGGGTGAATTTAGGGGCGAAGGTCCAGACCGCCTTTGAACGGGATAGCCGCCAGCGTCTGACTCACGAGCTAGCTGACCACTTCGTGCGGAACGCCCGGCTGGAAGTACCCACCTCCCTGTTTGAGAACTACGTTGACACCCTGGTTGCCGATCTCGAGCGGGAGGTCCAAGCCCGGGAGGAGATCGACCGGGAAGTGGTGCGGGAGAAGCATCGGGCCTCCATTATATGGAACCTCAAGTGGTACCTTTTGCGTAAGCAGCTGATTAAAGAAGAAGAAATAACCGTAGATGACAAAACGGTGGAAGAGCGCATTCAGGCGCTGATTGCTGCCGATGAGACCCAGGCCAACCAGATCCGGAATCACTACCGCCGTCCGGAAAACCGGCGCAATTTGAGACAGGACATGATCTCAGATGCTGTGTTTGAACGCCTGAAGAGTTATGCCAAAATCAAGATGATCCACAAACCTTCACGCGAACTGCGGAAAGAGAGCTAG
- a CDS encoding SRPBCC family protein: MFRLEYTIRIEESPQVVWAFLANLSVSLTCHRRRHRFHWIGTPKPGLDSRYSLELCLPGVTLRREGRVTRWEPPRSLVVAQWGLRRHQRGFTHQQRLSVQPVEGRPKTAVLQSVVVGSLGPRLVELAFKEIIRRSMLDHLDALKLAIESSDKSGRPQRDTAGQLAEVSIVGTG, translated from the coding sequence ATGTTCAGGCTAGAGTATACTATTCGCATTGAAGAAAGCCCGCAAGTAGTGTGGGCGTTCCTGGCCAACCTGTCTGTGAGCCTGACGTGCCACCGGCGTCGTCACAGGTTCCACTGGATTGGTACCCCCAAGCCTGGTCTGGACAGCCGCTATTCATTGGAGCTGTGCCTACCAGGAGTCACTTTGAGACGGGAAGGCAGGGTTACGCGGTGGGAACCGCCACGCAGCCTGGTGGTAGCGCAGTGGGGTCTGCGGCGGCATCAGCGTGGATTTACCCACCAGCAAAGACTGAGTGTACAACCGGTTGAGGGGCGGCCCAAGACCGCCGTTCTACAATCCGTTGTGGTGGGAAGCCTGGGACCCAGGCTTGTGGAACTAGCCTTCAAGGAAATTATTCGCCGCAGCATGCTTGACCATTTGGACGCCCTCAAGCTAGCCATTGAATCCAGCGATAAAAGTGGTCGACCCCAACGGGACACCGCTGGACAGCTGGCGGAGGTGTCCATCGTAGGTACCGGCTAA
- a CDS encoding class I SAM-dependent methyltransferase gives MSDRTFSFEAFSRHPFYEEVIQRLVDLADLKPGQRVLDLGAGTGAVTRLLVEKVAGRAGSEVIAVEPSASALEIARQSLENVSGAVVRFVQSKAEQLSEIVRVPLDAVFFCNAIHLVKEKAKIIEAVWAALRRGGIFSFNTTFFEGGEPPESQQFYRRWMLKAFRLLKSRYNLSPTKEKVEARYRLTESEYDRLVTDHGFAVRTKELVRVEMPLESFEDISGYELWIKGVLPGIPLAIGAEILKEAVDEAFAELGLTSSPRNWLLMVASKA, from the coding sequence ATGTCTGACAGGACTTTCAGTTTTGAGGCATTTTCGCGGCATCCTTTTTATGAGGAAGTCATCCAGCGGCTGGTAGATCTGGCCGATCTTAAGCCCGGCCAGCGGGTTCTGGATTTGGGAGCTGGTACCGGAGCGGTCACCAGGCTACTTGTCGAGAAGGTGGCTGGTCGGGCCGGTTCGGAAGTGATTGCGGTGGAGCCCTCTGCATCGGCATTAGAAATCGCCCGTCAAAGCCTGGAGAATGTGAGCGGGGCCGTGGTCCGTTTTGTGCAATCTAAAGCGGAACAGTTGTCTGAGATCGTGCGTGTACCGCTGGATGCTGTCTTTTTCTGCAATGCTATCCACTTGGTGAAGGAAAAGGCGAAGATCATAGAAGCGGTGTGGGCAGCTCTTCGTCGGGGAGGCATTTTTTCGTTCAACACCACCTTTTTCGAAGGCGGTGAGCCGCCCGAATCCCAGCAATTTTATAGGCGCTGGATGCTCAAAGCGTTTCGTCTCCTTAAGAGCCGATATAATCTGAGTCCCACCAAGGAGAAAGTTGAGGCCCGGTATCGCCTGACGGAATCGGAGTATGATAGGCTCGTTACCGATCACGGCTTTGCGGTGAGGACGAAAGAGTTGGTGAGGGTAGAGATGCCTCTTGAAAGTTTTGAAGACATCAGCGGTTATGAGTTGTGGATCAAGGGTGTCCTTCCCGGCATACCTTTGGCCATCGGTGCTGAGATCCTCAAGGAAGCAGTTGATGAAGCCTTTGCAGAATTGGGACTCACTTCATCCCCCCGCAACTGGTTACTTATGGTGGCCAGCAAGGCCTAG
- a CDS encoding DUF5916 domain-containing protein yields the protein MFRGIGFLGLTIALLGLASAQVEIVPVRINTPPILDGCLDDEVWQQAIEYNGFETFQPDFNKPPSERTIVEVAYDDQYIYFAVEALDSEPDKIKAAVTKWDNLYQDDWVGVGIDALNDQQSAYAFVANAYGSQGDLMLDPQGNGDPAEDFIWDAAGALNDSGFCVEMRIPLQSIRYSTGREVEMGIFFIRQLSRYSEMIIFPPVYPDKGSLLTQSGKVVFQDLRYHRTYEVLPSFTQTANKAAEAGALKIVDEESGSDVGLTAKVGLTPTLTMDLTVNPDFSQIESDASQVDVNLRYDIDYPEKRPFFLEGIKNFDVAGTGQTSGISRVVRTRTIADPSLGLKLSGKLGQRNAIAALFARDEAPYFPDEIPFNTERADTADVAIIRYKRLLKDESYVGCIYALRQYLEAGKGYINGNNRVVGLDGLWRLSGTMAIEGNAFYGLTKDPDSSNARSAHNFDLSWQYGDRKWFFEAGVHDISENFQLHTGYIPRDGTTTFNLSGKRTFYFESHLLQKVNVGYWGYTQRDRYYDMNDGCHNVYLQFGMPRTTLLELEYAQGTEVYEGVLFDRGRREVELSSQIFRSLYFLLEVGTQESPWYEESDNPFQGDIAFQVAFLNFQPTESFSSEFVTVRQVFTSRKDNLELYDYQIYRNKTTYQLNKYLFIRGILDYTYVKYRDYHIKFPEAGEVPDEKGLTAEFLAGFTYIPGTVIYLGYGSRLENLAYDEVEMDYLPSSQITEMKRGLFFKASYNWRI from the coding sequence ATGTTTCGCGGAATTGGATTCTTGGGACTGACCATCGCTTTATTAGGCTTGGCTTCCGCCCAGGTGGAGATTGTTCCTGTTCGGATTAACACGCCGCCGATTCTTGACGGTTGTCTTGATGATGAAGTATGGCAGCAGGCAATTGAGTATAATGGATTTGAGACCTTCCAGCCCGATTTCAACAAACCGCCCAGTGAGCGCACCATTGTTGAAGTTGCCTATGATGACCAATATATTTATTTCGCCGTTGAGGCCCTGGACTCGGAGCCGGATAAGATCAAGGCGGCCGTGACCAAGTGGGACAACCTGTACCAGGATGATTGGGTAGGAGTAGGTATAGATGCTCTGAATGACCAGCAGAGTGCCTATGCCTTTGTAGCTAACGCCTATGGCTCGCAGGGTGATCTAATGTTGGATCCCCAGGGGAACGGCGATCCGGCCGAAGATTTCATCTGGGATGCCGCCGGTGCCCTCAATGATAGTGGCTTTTGTGTGGAGATGAGGATTCCGCTTCAGAGTATCCGTTATAGCACCGGTCGAGAAGTGGAGATGGGGATATTCTTTATCCGTCAGCTGAGCCGGTACTCGGAGATGATTATCTTTCCTCCCGTTTATCCGGATAAAGGTTCGCTTTTGACACAGTCGGGGAAGGTAGTGTTCCAAGATCTGCGATATCATCGGACCTACGAAGTCCTGCCTTCTTTTACGCAGACAGCCAATAAAGCAGCTGAGGCAGGTGCGCTAAAGATAGTGGATGAGGAGTCCGGTTCTGATGTAGGACTCACCGCTAAGGTGGGCCTGACTCCGACCCTTACTATGGACCTAACGGTGAACCCGGATTTCAGCCAGATCGAATCCGACGCCAGCCAGGTTGATGTAAATCTGCGTTATGATATTGATTACCCGGAAAAACGTCCCTTCTTTCTGGAGGGCATTAAGAATTTCGATGTAGCCGGAACCGGTCAAACCAGTGGTATCTCTCGGGTGGTACGAACGCGCACTATTGCTGATCCTAGCCTGGGTTTGAAACTATCCGGCAAGCTGGGACAGCGCAATGCTATCGCTGCTCTATTTGCTCGAGATGAAGCCCCGTATTTCCCAGATGAGATTCCCTTTAATACGGAAAGGGCGGATACCGCTGATGTTGCTATTATACGCTATAAACGGTTGCTGAAGGATGAAAGCTATGTTGGGTGCATTTATGCTCTGCGGCAGTATTTGGAGGCAGGCAAAGGGTACATCAACGGTAACAATCGGGTAGTGGGTTTGGATGGTTTATGGCGTTTGTCAGGTACTATGGCCATTGAAGGCAATGCATTCTATGGGCTGACAAAGGACCCTGACAGCAGTAATGCCCGCTCCGCCCACAATTTTGACCTGTCATGGCAATATGGTGATCGCAAGTGGTTTTTTGAGGCCGGCGTTCACGACATTTCCGAGAATTTCCAGCTGCACACTGGTTATATCCCGCGGGATGGCACCACCACCTTTAACCTATCCGGCAAGCGGACATTTTACTTCGAGTCCCACCTTCTTCAGAAAGTCAATGTCGGGTATTGGGGTTACACCCAGCGGGATAGGTACTACGACATGAATGACGGGTGCCACAATGTCTACCTGCAATTTGGAATGCCACGCACCACGCTGTTGGAGCTGGAATATGCACAGGGTACCGAAGTATACGAGGGAGTGCTGTTTGACCGGGGACGGAGGGAAGTGGAGCTGAGCAGCCAGATTTTTAGGTCACTTTATTTCCTGCTGGAGGTAGGCACGCAAGAAAGTCCTTGGTATGAAGAAAGCGATAATCCATTCCAGGGGGATATTGCCTTCCAGGTCGCCTTTCTCAATTTCCAGCCTACTGAGAGCTTCAGCTCGGAATTCGTGACCGTGCGGCAGGTTTTCACCAGCAGGAAGGATAATCTGGAGCTGTATGATTATCAAATCTACCGCAATAAGACCACCTACCAGCTGAATAAATACTTGTTTATCAGGGGTATTCTCGACTATACATACGTTAAGTATCGGGACTATCACATCAAGTTTCCCGAAGCGGGGGAGGTCCCTGATGAAAAGGGTTTGACAGCCGAATTTCTCGCTGGTTTCACCTATATCCCCGGGACGGTTATTTACCTTGGTTATGGGTCGCGACTTGAAAATCTGGCCTACGACGAAGTAGAAATGGATTATTTGCCCTCCAGTCAAATTACTGAGATGAAGCGGGGATTGTTCTTCAAGGCCTCTTATAACTGGCGGATATAA